Genomic DNA from Candidatus Kaiserbacteria bacterium:
AGCACTCAAACCTCCGCTTACCCCCCAAAGGTCTACCGTGAGTGCGATTGGACTCTCTACTGACCCACACACATTTCCTGAAGATAGGATACAAAATATCAATACCAAACGTTCAGCATCACAAGTTCAGAAAACGAGTTCTGTTCCACGCACTGCAGTCACCATGACCACATGGCTTATCTTTGGTGGAATAGTAGCACTTGGTGTCATACTTGCACTCGTCGTAAGTATCTACGTCAATGTGTTTAAAGGAGAATCTGATTCTATCTATGCGGTATCTTCATTCTTTACCACATCAGAAGTAATCGGTGTTCCACTTGCAGGAGATGGTTCGGGGTTCGCTACTGCGTTTGCCTTACGTGCACAAGATTCCACAAATGAGAGTGTTCAGATATATCCAGTTGTACAAAAGGGCGAGGTGACGCGACCCGCCTCAAGTCAGGAATTCTTTACAGCACTCAGAATGGACGTGTCACGTGCGTTCCTCAGTAGCCTCGACGACGCATTCATGATGGGAGTAGTCACTGCCAAAAAGCCCGAACCATTCCTCATCATCCGCTCATACAATTTTGATGAACTGTTTGCAGGACTCCTCGCGTGGGAGGGCAGCATGCAAAAAGATCTTGCACCACTTTTTGGGACATCCTCGGGTGAAATGGGCGTCTTCATCGATGCCGTTGCAAACAACAAATCAACGCGCATTCTTAAAAGTGACACAGGGGAGGAGGTGCTCGTATATTCCTTCATCAATAAAAACACCGTCATCATCACCACAAATGGAGATGCCTTGGCCATACTTCTTAGCAAGTTTTAGAACCCTTGTAAAAGGAGTATACTAATACCTATGCAAACACAAGAGTACCGAGCACGCCTTGAAACGATGCTCGTCGATATTACAAGCGAACTCAAAACCGTAGGTATTCATAATCCCGAAAATCCAAGTGATTGGATTGCAGTGCCCGAAGAATTCGATGCCGAAGAACCAGATCAAAATCTCGCAGCAGATGCCGTCGAAGCGTGGGATGAACGAAATGGACTCGTTACTGTTCTTGAAAGTAAGTACAACAGCATCAA
This window encodes:
- a CDS encoding TraR/DksA C4-type zinc finger protein; its protein translation is MQTQEYRARLETMLVDITSELKTVGIHNPENPSDWIAVPEEFDAEEPDQNLAADAVEAWDERNGLVTVLESKYNSIKDALVRIDAGTFGTCEICQAPIEEKRLMVSPTARTCMTHLEDESQIAS